In Sphingobacterium zeae, one genomic interval encodes:
- a CDS encoding mechanosensitive ion channel family protein: protein MLTIKGAINRTVLKLSLLIQLSLFISTLYAQKVDSVLRTKDSIALIDSLPENPVASAKNLLEKWRIEVDHSYVEFDSVKRRVAWQRTNNELVVPNQVQQYIQGVEPSLLSLQKKVDMLQKQTVPQDSTGISWRAVQDSAATLGRDIELLLLDMKDLSDKAQQQEKVFQAASGITTWLHWKHIIQKNLEQDGFSQSYYDTGWDGRVLLIIFSFAYFYWLYQMRRSAVGADEDLPLHRNQPWWIPILKFAVFFLILLPLTSLRIPVFVLEMTYLLVFGFLYILIRAALSDIQVKVMQCIFFYYTAVLVSNLILDADWISRTIVIIVNLMGLRLLWGLRWNTDGKTPFNHLGSTVRWLLLFFCVVAIICNIFGFLNLARTVNIAGAVGLLQTLSMRAFRDMLAHDVVNSYENSKKDQFINRFDKHKMIAALHRITGFFSFILTIIIWANTLHITSELRRLGDRLLNSTHTIGSVNYTYGDVVLAFVVIWTANWIQKNLKDLLDRPTSKANQRPNALLPLVRVVIFIIGFLIGIRILGLGVDKLTVIIGALSVGIGLGLQNIINNFVSGVILVFERPFKVGDYVELADKKGQVMQVGIRSSTLLTDQGAQVIIPNGDLLSGRLVNWTFDDSDIRLNLQLTINTARNIEDWKKWLRDTISSFEEIDLSLDIKILTKDITADAYVISVQVGLKNVKKIERFRSSFLEKVRAEAIRCDSKVTSA, encoded by the coding sequence ATGCTAACTATTAAGGGCGCGATCAATCGCACCGTACTTAAGCTAAGTTTGTTGATTCAACTTAGCTTATTCATTTCTACATTGTACGCGCAAAAAGTTGATTCCGTTTTAAGAACCAAGGATTCGATCGCTTTAATCGATTCATTACCCGAAAACCCAGTCGCCTCGGCCAAAAATTTGCTCGAAAAATGGCGTATTGAGGTCGACCATTCTTATGTCGAATTTGATAGCGTGAAACGGAGAGTAGCTTGGCAAAGAACAAACAATGAGTTGGTTGTGCCAAATCAAGTACAGCAGTACATCCAAGGTGTTGAACCCTCGTTGCTTTCTTTACAGAAGAAAGTCGATATGCTGCAAAAACAGACGGTGCCTCAGGATTCTACTGGAATTTCTTGGCGCGCAGTTCAAGATAGTGCGGCTACTTTAGGGCGGGATATTGAATTACTTCTGTTAGACATGAAGGATCTTAGCGACAAAGCCCAGCAGCAAGAGAAGGTGTTCCAGGCAGCTTCAGGTATTACCACTTGGCTTCATTGGAAACATATTATACAAAAGAATCTTGAACAAGATGGCTTCTCGCAGAGTTATTATGACACTGGATGGGACGGCCGCGTTCTACTTATCATATTCAGCTTTGCCTATTTTTATTGGTTATATCAGATGCGGAGAAGCGCAGTAGGCGCGGATGAAGATTTACCGTTACATCGCAATCAACCATGGTGGATTCCAATTCTGAAATTTGCAGTCTTCTTTCTCATTCTACTACCCTTGACCTCGCTTAGAATTCCAGTGTTTGTGCTGGAAATGACCTATCTACTTGTGTTTGGATTTTTATACATACTCATACGTGCCGCGTTGTCGGATATACAAGTTAAAGTCATGCAGTGCATTTTCTTTTACTATACTGCAGTTTTGGTCAGCAATTTAATTTTAGACGCAGATTGGATTTCACGGACCATTGTTATCATTGTTAACTTGATGGGACTCCGTCTACTCTGGGGGCTACGGTGGAATACTGACGGAAAAACACCATTTAATCACCTAGGATCAACAGTACGGTGGTTATTACTGTTTTTTTGTGTCGTAGCGATTATATGTAATATTTTCGGTTTCCTAAATTTAGCGCGCACAGTCAATATCGCAGGTGCTGTAGGATTGTTGCAAACATTATCGATGCGCGCATTTCGTGATATGCTCGCTCATGATGTGGTTAATTCTTATGAAAATTCAAAGAAAGACCAATTTATAAATCGTTTTGATAAGCATAAAATGATTGCGGCACTGCACCGAATAACTGGATTTTTTTCTTTTATATTAACCATTATCATCTGGGCTAACACGCTGCATATTACGAGTGAGCTGCGCCGGTTAGGTGACCGGCTTTTGAATAGCACGCATACCATCGGCAGTGTCAACTATACGTATGGTGATGTTGTTTTAGCCTTTGTAGTAATATGGACCGCAAACTGGATTCAAAAGAATTTAAAAGATCTTCTTGATCGGCCGACTTCAAAAGCAAATCAGCGTCCTAATGCATTGTTGCCGCTCGTGCGCGTCGTAATTTTCATTATTGGGTTTCTTATCGGAATACGTATCCTGGGCTTGGGTGTTGACAAACTGACTGTGATTATAGGCGCATTGAGCGTTGGTATAGGCTTAGGCTTGCAAAATATAATTAACAATTTCGTCTCGGGCGTTATCTTAGTATTTGAGCGGCCATTTAAGGTTGGAGATTATGTCGAACTTGCAGACAAAAAAGGACAAGTCATGCAAGTCGGAATCCGATCTAGTACCTTATTGACCGATCAGGGTGCTCAAGTCATTATACCAAATGGTGATCTGCTCTCAGGCCGATTAGTCAATTGGACATTTGACGATTCTGATATCCGATTGAACCTCCAGCTAACGATCAATACAGCCCGAAATATCGAAGATTGGAAAAAATGGTTGAGAGATACTATTTCTTCTTTTGAGGAGATTGATCTCAGTCTTGATATAAAAATTTTAACGAAAGACATTACGGCAGACGCCTATGTAATTTCGGTTCAAGTAGGTTTGAAGAATGTGAAAAAAATCGAACGCTTTAGAAGCAGTTTTCTAGAGAAAGTTAGAGCCGAAGCCATCCGTTGTGATTCAAAAGTGACTTCGGCCTAA
- a CDS encoding Rho termination factor N-terminal domain-containing protein — protein sequence MNTTKSSSGTNAKGQSQAKATEKGKKSVTANGKTASMSKSSRNDRLDKTKAELLEMAKKMEITGRHDMTKDELIKAIDKHEKK from the coding sequence ATGAATACGACAAAAAGTTCAAGTGGTACGAATGCTAAAGGGCAGTCGCAGGCAAAAGCCACCGAAAAAGGAAAGAAATCAGTTACAGCAAATGGAAAGACAGCTTCTATGTCCAAAAGTTCGCGAAATGACCGCTTAGATAAAACAAAAGCCGAACTCTTAGAAATGGCAAAGAAAATGGAAATAACTGGACGTCATGATATGACTAAAGATGAGTTGATCAAAGCCATTGATAAGCATGAAAAAAAATAG
- a CDS encoding nucleotidyltransferase domain-containing protein: MIHLDNLPEDCLNFFQDTLQLLQQSDSQFMVGGALAMFHYTGIIRPTKDLDIFCKSSEYPKILKHFAANGYQTELTDVRWLAKIYKDPYFIDIIFDSVNHYCTVQQDWFDRGPEGILFDTKVRYIPAEELVWCKLYVQNRERHDSADINHIFLKYGNKLDWNHLLVRMDQHWHLLLAQILIFQFTYPHDYRDIIPKELFDELLLRASDQYELPPCLEKVCLGPLIDQTQYEIDIKEWDYKSYTIKTV; the protein is encoded by the coding sequence ATGATTCATTTAGATAATTTACCTGAAGATTGCCTTAACTTCTTCCAGGACACCCTTCAACTTTTGCAGCAGAGTGATAGCCAATTTATGGTAGGCGGAGCACTAGCGATGTTCCACTACACGGGAATAATAAGGCCAACAAAAGATCTCGATATATTTTGTAAAAGCAGTGAATATCCAAAAATTCTTAAGCATTTTGCTGCCAACGGCTATCAAACCGAATTGACCGATGTTAGGTGGCTGGCTAAGATCTACAAAGATCCTTACTTTATCGATATCATTTTTGATAGCGTCAATCACTATTGTACAGTGCAGCAGGATTGGTTTGACCGAGGGCCAGAAGGAATTCTTTTTGACACAAAAGTACGCTACATACCAGCAGAAGAGTTGGTCTGGTGTAAGCTGTATGTACAGAATAGAGAGCGACACGATAGTGCTGATATCAATCACATTTTTTTAAAATACGGAAACAAACTTGATTGGAATCATTTATTGGTGCGAATGGATCAGCACTGGCATCTATTGCTTGCACAAATACTGATTTTTCAATTTACGTATCCACATGATTATCGCGACATAATCCCAAAAGAACTATTCGACGAGCTTCTCCTACGCGCATCGGATCAGTATGAACTACCTCCATGCCTTGAAAAAGTATGCTTGGGGCCGCTAATTGATCAGACACAATACGAGATCGACATTAAAGAATGGGACTATAAATCTTATACTATAAAAACTGTTTGA
- a CDS encoding DUF4230 domain-containing protein has protein sequence MGKFLKFLIVAAILAVGAWFIYNKYNSGPLVESKHQLLVDRIEAMGKLELVKYRYSDVVEHKNVNTFLPDASVLLIVKADAVGCVNLTKLTPEDIEVIGDSVAIRLPAPEICYIKIDHEASRVYDTKMAFMREAELVDEAYKAAEKAVADDVKKSDILQQTKANANTVFKPLLQGLGFSKINLTFK, from the coding sequence ATGGGAAAATTTTTAAAATTTTTAATTGTCGCGGCCATTTTGGCAGTGGGCGCTTGGTTTATCTACAATAAATACAATAGCGGTCCGTTGGTGGAAAGTAAGCATCAGTTATTAGTGGATCGTATTGAGGCTATGGGGAAATTAGAATTGGTAAAATATCGTTATAGTGATGTTGTAGAACATAAGAATGTCAATACATTTTTACCTGATGCAAGTGTATTATTAATTGTCAAAGCGGATGCTGTAGGTTGTGTAAATCTGACGAAACTTACTCCAGAAGATATTGAAGTGATTGGAGATTCAGTTGCTATCAGGTTACCGGCTCCAGAAATTTGCTATATTAAAATCGATCATGAGGCGTCCAGGGTATATGATACCAAAATGGCCTTTATGAGAGAAGCCGAACTTGTAGACGAAGCGTATAAAGCTGCAGAAAAGGCGGTTGCAGATGACGTTAAAAAATCAGATATTCTTCAGCAAACCAAAGCGAACGCCAATACGGTTTTTAAACCACTCCTGCAGGGTTTGGGATTCTCGAAGATCAATCTGACTTTCAAATAA
- a CDS encoding catalase, translated as MKKKESKTEKVEAVDNQKVSALRPHTADATGQEMTTDQGVKINDDQNSLRAGDRGATLLEDFILREKITHFDHERIPERVVHARGSGAHGVFKLYKPLSELTKAGFLNNTEIETPVFVRFSTVAGSRGSTDLARDVRGFAVKFYTEEGNFDLVGNNMPVFFIQDAMKFPDLVHAVKPEPDNEIPQAASAHDTFWDFISLMPESTHMIMWLMSDRAIPRSYRMMEGFGVHTFRFINARGESNFVKFHWKPMLGVHSVAWDEAQNISGKDPDFHRRDLWEAIESGAFPEWELGVQIIPEADEFKYEFDLLDSTKLVPEELVPVLPIGKMTLNRNPDNFFAETEQVAFHIGNIVPGIDFTNDPLLQGRLFSYTDTQLIRLGGPNFHEIPINRPISPSHNNQRDGFMRQRIDRGKTSYGPNSLGDNYPLQVKEEAGGFKSYQERIDARKVRARSDSFRDHFSQARLFYNSQSEPERNHMVDAFSFELGKVKSVAVRQRMVGILSLVDKSLAGEVAAALGLGVQEKLETPINRSLPADANPSDYEPIEVKVKLKKSAALSMENTVKDTITSRKIAVLAADGVDASSLKIVIDAIRAEGGIVHVISPKLGQITSSDHKPIQVEESFLTAASVLYDGIYVPGGKASVNKLQSNADAVHFLNEAFKHCKAIAADSEARPVLDATYFFSNAPEFDGGSTLDEGIIIENDLKSLTDKFIKAIGRHRFWEREKKRKVPA; from the coding sequence ATGAAAAAAAAAGAATCAAAAACGGAAAAGGTTGAAGCAGTTGATAATCAAAAAGTCAGCGCACTGAGACCTCATACCGCTGATGCTACAGGTCAAGAGATGACAACGGATCAGGGAGTCAAAATTAATGATGATCAAAATTCGTTACGCGCAGGTGATCGAGGTGCAACGCTCTTAGAGGATTTTATTCTACGGGAAAAGATCACCCATTTCGACCACGAACGCATTCCCGAGCGTGTTGTGCATGCTAGGGGGTCTGGTGCACATGGTGTTTTTAAATTATATAAGCCTTTAAGTGAGTTAACAAAAGCAGGCTTTTTGAACAATACCGAAATAGAAACACCCGTGTTCGTTCGTTTCTCAACAGTTGCTGGATCAAGGGGCTCAACAGATTTGGCACGCGATGTACGTGGTTTTGCAGTCAAATTTTATACTGAAGAAGGTAATTTCGATTTGGTCGGTAACAATATGCCGGTATTCTTCATTCAGGATGCCATGAAATTCCCAGATCTTGTCCATGCGGTCAAACCCGAACCTGATAATGAAATTCCACAGGCTGCGTCGGCCCACGATACGTTTTGGGACTTTATTTCTTTGATGCCCGAGTCGACACATATGATCATGTGGCTAATGAGCGATCGTGCCATACCTCGTAGCTATCGGATGATGGAGGGCTTTGGAGTGCATACTTTTCGATTTATCAATGCCCGTGGAGAATCAAATTTTGTTAAATTTCATTGGAAACCAATGCTTGGGGTTCATTCTGTTGCATGGGATGAGGCTCAAAATATTTCTGGTAAAGATCCCGATTTTCACCGGAGGGACCTTTGGGAAGCTATTGAAAGTGGTGCCTTTCCTGAATGGGAGCTTGGCGTACAAATCATCCCTGAAGCTGACGAATTTAAGTATGAATTTGACCTGTTGGATTCGACAAAGCTTGTTCCTGAAGAACTTGTACCTGTTTTGCCCATAGGTAAAATGACATTGAATCGAAACCCAGATAATTTCTTCGCTGAAACAGAGCAGGTTGCCTTCCATATTGGCAACATTGTACCCGGAATTGATTTTACGAATGACCCACTCTTACAGGGGCGTTTATTCTCCTATACAGATACCCAGTTGATTCGCCTAGGAGGTCCCAATTTTCACGAAATTCCGATTAACAGACCTATTAGTCCATCTCACAATAACCAACGTGATGGATTTATGCGTCAACGAATCGACCGCGGGAAGACAAGTTATGGACCAAATTCGTTAGGGGATAATTATCCGCTGCAAGTTAAGGAAGAAGCAGGAGGATTTAAGAGCTACCAAGAGCGTATTGATGCGAGAAAAGTTCGTGCGCGAAGTGATAGCTTCCGAGACCATTTCAGCCAGGCACGATTATTTTATAATAGTCAATCTGAGCCGGAGAGAAACCACATGGTCGATGCGTTCAGTTTCGAATTGGGAAAAGTAAAATCGGTTGCCGTAAGACAACGAATGGTTGGTATATTATCTTTGGTTGATAAGAGCCTAGCGGGCGAAGTAGCCGCCGCTCTTGGGCTGGGGGTACAGGAAAAGCTCGAAACTCCGATCAATAGAAGTCTCCCAGCAGATGCAAATCCTTCCGACTATGAGCCTATTGAAGTTAAAGTAAAGTTAAAAAAATCGGCCGCGTTAAGTATGGAAAATACTGTTAAAGATACGATTACAAGCCGAAAAATCGCAGTCCTTGCTGCTGATGGTGTAGACGCAAGTTCGCTTAAAATTGTGATAGATGCTATTCGAGCAGAAGGAGGAATCGTTCATGTAATCTCTCCAAAGTTAGGGCAAATTACAAGTTCAGATCATAAGCCGATCCAAGTTGAGGAAAGCTTCTTGACGGCAGCATCCGTACTGTATGACGGCATATATGTGCCTGGAGGGAAGGCTAGCGTGAACAAATTACAATCAAATGCGGATGCAGTTCATTTTCTAAATGAAGCTTTCAAGCACTGTAAAGCTATCGCCGCGGATTCGGAGGCCCGTCCAGTTTTGGATGCTACTTATTTTTTCAGTAATGCGCCAGAATTTGACGGAGGTTCTACCTTGGATGAAGGTATAATCATCGAAAATGATTTGAAGTCTTTAACTGATAAATTTATTAAGGCAATTGGCAGACACCGGTTTTGGGAGCGGGAAAAAAAACGTAAGGTTCCAGCATAG
- a CDS encoding response regulator transcription factor, with protein MKQLLLVDDHTLVRSGFQLILEAQQDITVIAGVENGEKAMEYLNSSSKPDIILTDIHMEQMDGIQLIQAVKKKYEDIKIIVLSMEDNIHVVQEILNLGADGYLSKDSNVEEILFGIQQVIRGEQYISASLSIDIIRNLSKYSQMDVDRSAIMTRYDISERELSVLELIAQGHTNAEIADQIYLSKRTVEGHRQQLIEKTGSKNTAGLVRFGFQKKLLS; from the coding sequence ATGAAACAGTTGCTTTTGGTGGATGATCATACATTGGTGCGATCTGGTTTCCAACTAATATTAGAGGCACAACAAGACATCACTGTAATAGCAGGGGTCGAAAATGGTGAAAAAGCCATGGAATATCTAAACAGTTCATCGAAGCCTGATATCATTTTAACAGATATTCATATGGAGCAGATGGATGGCATTCAGCTCATTCAAGCAGTAAAGAAGAAATATGAGGATATAAAAATCATCGTTTTATCGATGGAAGATAATATTCACGTTGTCCAGGAAATTTTAAACCTCGGTGCCGATGGCTATTTGTCGAAAGATTCTAATGTGGAGGAAATTCTTTTTGGAATCCAGCAGGTTATCCGAGGTGAGCAATATATTAGTGCATCACTGAGTATTGATATTATTCGAAATTTATCAAAATATAGCCAGATGGATGTAGACCGAAGCGCAATAATGACCAGATATGATATTTCTGAACGGGAGTTATCCGTACTGGAATTGATTGCACAAGGGCATACGAATGCTGAAATAGCGGATCAGATCTATTTAAGCAAAAGGACGGTCGAAGGGCATAGGCAACAATTAATCGAGAAAACAGGATCCAAAAATACTGCAGGACTTGTCCGCTTTGGTTTTCAGAAAAAATTATTGAGCTAA
- a CDS encoding metallophosphoesterase family protein — translation MTKTTIAALGDIHMNVNQQGKWKIAFEEISEKAKVLLLCGDLTDTGDEEEAELLASELQYVKIPVLAVLGNHDYEKGRHKQIRQILIDNKITVLDGEAIVVENIGFAGVKGFGGGFDRYMLSMFGEDAMKSFVQEAVNESLLLDRALARLEQEHGGYKKSSFASLCTYRRDGFRRTGTNLSIFRLYTSNGATTTS, via the coding sequence ATGACCAAAACAACGATAGCAGCCTTGGGCGATATACATATGAATGTAAATCAGCAGGGAAAATGGAAAATAGCTTTTGAAGAAATTTCAGAGAAGGCCAAAGTCCTACTATTATGTGGTGATTTAACCGACACTGGCGATGAGGAAGAAGCTGAGTTACTTGCCTCAGAACTGCAGTACGTAAAAATTCCGGTGCTCGCAGTATTAGGTAACCACGATTATGAAAAAGGACGGCATAAACAGATCCGCCAGATTTTGATTGACAATAAAATTACAGTTCTTGATGGAGAAGCCATTGTAGTCGAAAACATTGGATTTGCCGGGGTGAAAGGTTTTGGTGGTGGATTTGACCGCTACATGCTATCAATGTTTGGCGAAGATGCCATGAAAAGTTTTGTTCAGGAAGCTGTCAATGAGTCTTTGCTCTTGGACCGCGCGTTGGCACGGCTTGAGCAAGAACATGGCGGCTATAAAAAAAGTAGCTTTGCTTCATTATGCACCTATCGCAGAGACGGTTTTAGGAGAACCGGAACAAATCTATCCATTTTTAGGCTCTACACATCTAATGGAGCCACTACAACGTCGTAA
- a CDS encoding ankyrin repeat domain-containing protein, with translation MIQNSEVMIHAARLGNIEVLRELIDQQTDVNTRDGKGYTALIIACYNNKLAAAKLLLEAGADVNAQDNGGNTALMGVAFKGYYDIATLLISYGANLNLQHGNGGTALMFAAMFGRNEVLQLLLQHGANTSLLDTRGLSVLDLAAQQGNDTAVALLQNETVLK, from the coding sequence ATGATACAAAATTCAGAAGTTATGATACACGCCGCTCGCTTAGGCAATATCGAAGTTCTACGTGAATTGATCGATCAGCAGACTGATGTCAATACTCGCGACGGCAAAGGCTATACAGCATTGATAATTGCCTGCTATAATAATAAACTCGCCGCGGCCAAATTATTATTGGAAGCTGGTGCCGATGTGAATGCTCAGGACAATGGTGGAAATACAGCGCTCATGGGGGTCGCTTTTAAAGGCTATTACGATATTGCTACACTATTGATTAGTTATGGTGCAAATTTAAATTTACAGCATGGTAACGGCGGCACAGCGCTCATGTTTGCGGCCATGTTTGGCCGAAACGAAGTTCTTCAACTTTTGCTTCAGCACGGTGCAAACACAAGTTTGCTTGACACGCGTGGGCTATCTGTACTTGACTTAGCTGCGCAACAGGGTAACGATACCGCAGTGGCCCTTTTACAAAATGAAACTGTCTTAAAATAA
- a CDS encoding type 1 glutamine amidotransferase domain-containing protein, which translates to MENLKNKRIAILVADGFEEIELTSPKEALENAGAKTDIISPVDGKVRAKSGDEWSKDYPVDVALQEAEEDRYDALLLPGGVISPDKLRTNKTAIALINAFWERDKPIAAICHGPQLLINADLVRDKKITSVAAIQMDLINAGALWEDSEVVVDDKLITSRTPDDLPVFNKAIIKEFARDRKNKA; encoded by the coding sequence ATGGAAAATTTAAAGAATAAACGGATCGCCATATTGGTTGCGGATGGTTTTGAAGAAATTGAATTAACAAGCCCTAAAGAGGCGCTGGAAAATGCGGGCGCAAAGACGGACATCATATCGCCTGTTGATGGAAAAGTTAGAGCAAAAAGTGGAGATGAATGGTCAAAAGATTATCCAGTCGACGTCGCTCTCCAAGAAGCAGAGGAGGATCGATACGATGCATTACTTCTTCCGGGAGGAGTAATAAGTCCCGATAAATTGAGGACGAATAAAACAGCGATTGCATTGATCAACGCGTTTTGGGAACGGGACAAACCGATTGCAGCAATTTGCCACGGTCCACAATTGTTGATTAATGCAGATTTGGTACGTGATAAAAAGATTACCTCTGTTGCAGCCATTCAAATGGACCTTATTAACGCAGGCGCCTTATGGGAGGACAGCGAGGTGGTAGTTGACGATAAACTTATTACAAGCCGCACACCAGATGATCTGCCAGTCTTCAATAAAGCGATCATTAAAGAATTTGCTAGGGATAGAAAGAACAAAGCGTAA
- a CDS encoding lmo0937 family membrane protein, translating to MGNLLYIIAVILVIIWAISFFGGYATGNIIHVLLVIAIIVVLLRVIRGAA from the coding sequence ATGGGAAATTTATTGTACATCATCGCTGTTATTTTAGTAATCATTTGGGCAATTAGCTTTTTCGGAGGATATGCTACAGGAAATATCATCCACGTACTATTAGTTATTGCTATTATTGTTGTACTGCTACGCGTTATTCGCGGTGCCGCCTAG
- a CDS encoding RNA polymerase sigma factor codes for MNNYNLNVLINEKRSLLNHFAAKFTADPDEKEDLIQETWIRALKSIDEFVQHPKLMSWLYVIMKHTYINKYRKAKRITEIQDQYVVLESTNTTEHNKGINKFMAEDIEKAMTSLTSDNYEIFRLFLDGYKYHEIASYFDMPEGTVKTRIHMVRKKLQKQLKVYRMN; via the coding sequence ATGAACAATTACAATTTAAACGTACTCATTAACGAAAAAAGAAGTTTGCTTAATCATTTTGCTGCCAAATTTACAGCTGATCCGGATGAAAAGGAAGATCTGATACAAGAGACATGGATTAGAGCATTGAAGTCAATAGATGAATTTGTACAACATCCAAAATTGATGAGCTGGTTATATGTTATTATGAAGCATACGTACATCAATAAGTATCGAAAAGCAAAACGAATTACTGAAATTCAAGATCAGTACGTCGTTTTAGAAAGTACAAATACAACTGAACATAATAAAGGAATAAATAAATTCATGGCTGAAGATATTGAAAAAGCGATGACGAGCTTAACTTCAGATAATTATGAAATTTTCCGCCTGTTTTTGGACGGTTATAAATATCACGAAATCGCATCGTATTTTGATATGCCAGAAGGTACTGTTAAAACTAGAATACACATGGTGCGTAAAAAACTCCAAAAACAGCTTAAAGTGTATAGGATGAACTAG
- a CDS encoding class I SAM-dependent methyltransferase, whose amino-acid sequence MNELESYFRNNDAKLINKWMHYFDIYDRHFSRFKGKDIVVLEVGVFQGGSLQMWKNYFGDRAKIYGIDINPHCKELEEQNVEIFIGSQSDRKFLRQVKESIPPIDILIDDGGHTMKQQIVTFEELFDHVKDTGVYLCEDLHTSYQVFYGGGHKRNGTFIEYSKNFIDYINAYHSEQRGLKVNGFTRSVSSLHYYDSILVVEKLRRDEAPIHMKTGKATVKDFNAAPTGIDGLKWKVKKPALTMINKLLRFFRIGGFMWR is encoded by the coding sequence ATGAATGAGTTAGAAAGTTATTTCCGAAATAATGATGCAAAATTGATTAATAAATGGATGCATTATTTTGATATATACGACAGACATTTCAGTCGTTTCAAAGGCAAAGATATCGTCGTTTTAGAAGTGGGCGTTTTTCAGGGAGGAAGCCTTCAGATGTGGAAAAACTACTTTGGTGATCGCGCGAAAATATACGGTATTGACATCAACCCACACTGTAAGGAACTTGAAGAACAGAATGTGGAGATATTTATTGGCTCACAGTCTGACCGAAAATTTCTGCGTCAGGTAAAAGAATCTATTCCACCGATCGATATTTTAATCGATGATGGCGGCCATACCATGAAACAGCAGATTGTGACTTTTGAAGAGCTTTTTGATCATGTAAAAGATACCGGAGTATACCTGTGCGAAGATTTGCACACATCTTATCAAGTGTTTTACGGTGGAGGCCATAAAAGGAATGGAACTTTTATTGAATATAGTAAGAATTTCATCGATTACATCAACGCTTATCATTCAGAGCAACGTGGGTTGAAAGTAAACGGATTTACACGTTCGGTAAGCTCACTTCATTATTACGACAGTATCTTGGTTGTGGAGAAGCTCCGAAGAGATGAGGCACCAATACATATGAAAACAGGAAAGGCAACTGTAAAGGATTTCAATGCAGCCCCCACAGGAATTGATGGGTTAAAATGGAAAGTTAAAAAGCCTGCCTTGACGATGATCAATAAGTTGCTTCGTTTTTTTCGTATCGGTGGTTTTATGTGGCGCTAG